Proteins encoded by one window of Anopheles maculipalpis chromosome 2RL, idAnoMacuDA_375_x, whole genome shotgun sequence:
- the LOC126559605 gene encoding integumentary mucin C.1-like codes for VSIKCVTVRLIAALLLMTNALTIQELRAQIAQQRIAERYGITTTSTEPTTTSGSDAATTTSSASTTESSNNTTSTEGSTTTTTESTTQAETTTTESTSAAATSTAEATTTAESTSAATTSEATTTGASSTGTTSVEAGLIAQYRDQVRQQAIAKALARAAALG; via the exons gtaagcataaaatgtgtcacggtgcgattgattgctgcactt cTGTTGATGACCAACGCACTAACAATTCAGGAACTAAGAGCACAAATTGCTCAGCAGCGTATCGCAGAACGGTATGGCATAACGACGACGTCAACAGAACCGACTACAACTTCCGGTAGCGATGCTGCAACTACTACGTCTTCTGCGTCGACCACTGAAAGCTCCAACAATACGACATCTACCGAAGGCAGTACTACCACAACGACAGAATCAACTACACAAGCTGAAACGACAACTACTGAAAGCacttcagcagcagcgactTCGACAGCGGAAGCTACAACAACTGCTGAAAGCACTTCAGCAGCAACGACTTCAGAAGCCACAACCACCGGTGCATCAAGCACTGGAACAACAAGCGTTGAAGCCGGACTAATAGCTCAGTATCGCGACCAAGTACGACAGCAAGCTATCGCAAAAGCTTTGGCAAGGGCTGCCGCATTAGGATGA